A genomic region of Phoenix dactylifera cultivar Barhee BC4 unplaced genomic scaffold, palm_55x_up_171113_PBpolish2nd_filt_p 000100F, whole genome shotgun sequence contains the following coding sequences:
- the LOC103696304 gene encoding peroxidase 27-like, producing the protein MAPKDVPSMILLNLALVLLLLGSSDAQGLQVGFYQKTCPKAEEIIRKEMTTIMSLAPSLAGPLLRMHFHDCFVRGCDASILLNGTDLNNPAEKDGRPNLSLRGYGVIDRIKAKLEKACPGIVSCADILALVARDGVLLTKGPYWEVPTGRRDGKISVASETLTNLPPPFFSTSQILNLFFIPKGLNAKDLVVLSGGHTIGTSHCSSFSNRLYNFTGNGDADPMLDKNYLPKLKSKCRPNDATTIVEMDPGSFKTFDTSYYKLVAKRRALFTSDATLILDSQTKAYVERQAQANGFPSEFFRDFGESMVKMGNIEVLTGNQGEIRKKCAFVN; encoded by the exons ATGGCCCCTAAGGACGTCCCTTCCATGATCTTGCTAAATTTGGCCCTTGTGCTCCTCCTCTTAGGTTCATCAGATGCACAAGGCTTGCAGGTTGGATTCTACCAAAAGACATGCCCCAAAGCTGAAGAGATCATTCGCAAGGAGATGACTACGATCATGTCACTTGCACCGAGCCTCGCCGGCCCTTTACTTAGGATGCATTTCCATGATTGTTTTGTGCGT GGATGTGATGCTTCGATTCTATTGAATGGTACTGATCTGAACAATCCAGCTGAGAAGGATGGACGCCCGAATTTAAGCCTACGAGGTTATGGGGTGATCGATCGCATCAAGGCTAAATTGGAGAAGGCTTGTCCTGGCATTGTTTCATGCGCCGACATCTTAGCTCTAGTAGCTAGGGATGGAGTGCTTTTG ACCAAAGGACCATATTGGGAAGTACCTACAGGCCGAAGGGACGGGAAAATATCAGTAGCCTCAGAGACCTTAACCAACTTGCCACCACCTTTCTTCAGCACCAGTCAGATATTGAATCTCTTCTTCATCCCAAAGGGTTTAAATGCCAAGGACCTTGTTGTTCTCTCAG GTGGGCATACAATAGGGACCTCGCATTGCTCGTCTTTCTCGAATCGTCTATACAACTTCACCGGAAATGGTGATGCCGATCCAATGCTAGACAAGAATTACCTACCAAAGTTGAAGAGCAAGTGCAGGCCTAATGATGCGACCACCATTGTGGAAATGGATCCTGGGAGCTTTAAGACCTTTGACACGAGCTACTATAAGCTGGTGGCCAAAAGGAGGGCGCTCTTCACGTCAGACGCAACTCTCATTCTTGACAGCCAGACCAAAGCATATGTTGAGCGCCAAGCCCAAGCCAATGGTTTCCCATCTGAATTCTTCAGGGACTTTGGGGAGTCCATGGTTAAGATGGGGAACATTGAAGTGCTTACAGGCAATCAGGGGGAGATCAGGAAGAAGTGTGCCTTTGTCAATTAG